The Blastopirellula marina nucleotide sequence CCCCAATGCTTTTCTTCCATGGAGAGAAGGTGACCTATGCGTAATGTCATCTGCCTGGTGCTGGGCGGAGGCCGTGGAACGCGGCTGTACCCGTTGACCAAATACCGCTCGAAACCAGCCGTGCCGCTGGCGGGCAAGTACCGCTTGATCGATATCCCCCTCTCCAACTGCTTGAACAGCCAGATGAACCGCATCTATGTGCTGACGCAGTTCATGTCGGTCAGTTTGCACCGCCACATCCGCCAAACCTACCGCTTCGACCACTTCAATGGTGGTTTTGTCGAACTGTTGGCCGCTCAGCAGACTGCCAGCGAAGGTTCAGACTGGTACCAAGGCACCGCCGACGCGGTTCGCAAGAATCTGCGATACATCCAGCAGCACGGCATCGATTATGTCCTGATTCTCTCAGGCGATCAGTTGTACCGCATGGACTATCGCGAGATGCTCGACTCGCACATCGAATCAGGTGCCGACGTCTCGATCGCCGGTTTGCCGGTTCACTCGAAGGACGCCAGCGGTTTGGGCATCATGAAGATCGACGAGACCGGTCGTGTGAACGGCTTCGTCGAAAAGCCCAAGACCCCCGAAGAACTGGCCCACGTGCGAACCGATCCAGCCTGGATCGATGCCCGTGGCATTCAGTCCAACGGTCGTGACTGCCTGGCGAGCATGGGTAACTACCTGTTCAACCGCGACACACTGGTTGAACTGTTGGAAAAGACCGACTACCAGGACTTCGGTAAAGAGATCTTCCCGGCAGCGATTCGTGCGAAAAAAGTGCAGATGCACATGTTCGACAGCTACTGGGAAGACATCGGTACGATCAAAGCGTTCTACGAATCGAACCTCGCCACGCTGGCCCCGACGCCTCCGTTCGAGTTTGTCGAAGAAGACGCGCCGATCTTCACCCGTGCTCGCTTCCTGCCACCAACGATGGTCATGGAAAGCATGATCACCAATAGCATGATCGCTGACGGCTGCCAGATCGGCAAAGGCTGCACGATCAAGAACAGCGTGATTGGCCTGCGTAGCGTGATCGAAGAAAACGTCACCATCGAAGACTCGGTGCTGATGGGCTGCGACTACTACGCGACTCGCATGGAAACCGAAGCCGATGAATCGTGCGGCCGACCTCGCATGAAGATCGGTTCCGGCAGTGTCATCAAGGGAGCCATCGTCGACAAGAATTGCCACATCGGCAATAACGTCCGCGTGGTGAAAACCGACAACCTGGAAGACAAGGAATACCCGGAAGGGGTCACCATCGTCGACGGCATTCCTTGCATCGAAAAAGGTGCCTGCCTACCCGATGGCTGGACGCTGACCTAGACGAAGCGTCCTCTGACAAGATCTCTAATCCCCTCTCCCACGCAGGGAGAGGGTTACCGTGAGAGATTCTCCGCGTCCCCACTCTCGTTCAGTAATGTTTCTACCTTGGTGCGATTAATCTGAATCGCGCCCAGCATGGCCAATGGCAACGCCACGAAGTTCGCTACTTCAAACCATATCGGATACGGCAGCATCCATTGGTTAAATCCTACTGCGATCAAAAGTAGCGATCCGACTAGTAGCGACGCCACCAGGCCGCCGATCTTTCGCGAGACCCATGTACTGCTAAATAAAATCAGCGCCCACATCGGCACAACCACAGCCAGTACCCAGCCAGGGTACTTTTCGACGTGCGCGCAGATTTCCTCTTCCGTCCCCTCAAAACCTTCGGGAAACGGATGCACTACTGCGCTGAATAGCTCGACACCAATGACCAAGACAAACGCAAGTGCCAGGCCTGCGATAACACCAATCACCACGCGTAGAAACATTATCATCGAAGCCCTCTTTCCCTTCTAAATATCTAACAGTCGGCCACTACATTTCCACAACGCCGTCCGGCAACTGATCGCGAATCAGGTTTAACTTGACACCATACTTCTGCAAGGCTTTCACACCGGCGAGTACCATGAAAATCCACCCATCGAGTCGATCGCTTCTCTTCATATCTCCACTGCATGCGGATGTGGCGGTTCTCTTCCTGTTGCGACCAGGCCTTACTATCAACGCTATGCTGGCGGGGCGTCGCCCGGGAAGGAATGAGATTTCGCCCAAGCCTCCAGCGAGCGCATGTACTTTCGCCTCGGCCAAAATACTTCCGTCCGTAGTAGCGAAAGAACGACAATCGCCAAGTCCGTGTGTGCCTGCTGCTGGAAGTGATACGCGTCAATCAACTGAGCCAGGATGTGTAGGCCAAGTTTTTGGCAACGTTCACGCTCATCCTTCAAGAGTTGCAGCAACTGCTCGTCGGTCGGACGGCAAGCAGCGATGAGGCAGGCCGCGTCCTGGGGCCACAACTGATAAGCGTGGAATGCCTGAACCAGATGCGACACCAACGCGGTCGCATCTTGAATCGCGAGCTTCTCAATCAGCAGGACTTGCTGACTGAGAAATTGCGGGGCTTCGATCACACTCTGAACGAGCTGACTAGCATTCATAGGCTGGCCCTACCCGCTTTGCTATCGGAACCGTCAGGGAATCGTGATCGTCTTCATACGGATTCGCCGCTCACCTACGAGTACTTTGTCCACCTCGCCAAAGGTGATCTTCGAAGCCAGTTCGTTCAGATCGCCGTCGTATGGAAACAAGAAGACATAGCTATCAACATTGGGATCGAAGAAGCTGGAATAAGACATGTTGATCATAAGAGGGCCCAAAACTTTCCCAATCTCTTTGGTCTGATCGACACTGATCTTCTTGTGCTCTAAGCGTACGAGCTTATCCCCATAATCCTTCTCTAACTGCTTTCTAAAATCCTCACCGGATGGTCTACGACTGGGTCCCCAATTAGGCATCATGCCTGGTGGCGGTGGATTCGTCCGCCCCAAGGAGGGCTCATTGCGTTGATTCGGGGTCGATCCACCGAATGGCGGGCTTGGGTTCGGACCATCAGCCGGTGGCACATAAATCCCTTCATCGTTCGCCCCGCCTTGACTACGCGGCGGCGCGAACGCCCCCTCGCTTCTTGCCCCGCCTTGGTTTTGCGGTGGCCCAAATCCTCGATCGTTCCAAGGTGCCCCTGGGCCACGCGGACCGCCCGCTACATTGTTGCCGGGGGACGACCCCTGGCCTGAGCCGGGCGAGGCAAAAACTGTCGAGAACGCAATGATGACCACAACCGAAACGCCGACCACTCGCGCCGATCCAAGCAGAATAGGTATAAGGTCGAAGCCCCCAGGCGAGTTGCTCTTTTGCTTGGCAGGCAATGCTCCTAGCGAAGGCGCTGACGTGGCTGATTCCGAACTCGGAAAGTCGCCAAACAGATCACCCCCACCGAAAGAATCTCCTCCAAACGGATCATCTGCCGCGCTGCTGGGTATCAGAGACAGGTCATCCTCCGGAGGTGGAGTGGCCCCCTGAATCTCTGCAACGAACTTCTGCGAGCACTTCTTACACGTGACTCGCCGCCCGGCAAGTTTGTCGTCGGCAACGGGATACTTGGTACTGCAATTCGGACAGACAATATGAAGCTTGGCCATGATCACCCATTCGCAAGATCGAGATTCAATCGACCTGGATTATAGCCACCAGAATTGGCCTGCTCCACTCCATCCTTTTGAGTGCCCCATAGAAGGTTACCCCAATTCCCAACGACGAAAAAGAAAGCCCCCTCGCAATCTGGTATCGCGAGGGGGCTTTTATACATTTCGAGAGTGGCTCGGATGACTAAGGAGCCATCAACAGCTTGCTGGGGTTCTCCAGCAGGCTCTTGACGTCGTTCAGGAATCGCTGGGCCGTGGCACCATCGACCAGGCGGTGATCGTACGACAGGCTCAGCGGCATCATCAGGCGAGCAACGATTTGGTCTTTCACAACGACCGGCATCTTTCGCGAGCGGCCAACCAACAGGATGGCAACTTCCGGGACATTGATGATTGGCGTGCTGTAAGTACCGCCGATAGCTCCCAGGTTGCTGATCGTGAAGGTCCCACCTTGGATGGCCGACATTTCAAACGTGTTGCCACGAATGTCGGAAGCCGTTTGCTGAAGGCTACGAGCGATGTCGGGAATCGACATGCGATCGGTGTTCTTCATATTCGGCACGAGCAGACCACGATCGGAATCGACGGCAATACCGACGTTCACGTAATCTTTGTAGATGACCTGTTCCTGTTCCATGTCGATCGAGGCGTTCAGTTCCGGATGCTCACGCAAAGCAACGGCAACGGCCTTGATCAAAAACGGCATAGTGGTCAGCTTGACACCAGCCTCGGCGTAGTCGTCTTTGCTTTGCTGACGCAGTTCTTCGAGGGCCGTGATGTCGGCGTCGTCGAAGTTGGTAACCCGCGGAGCAGTCGTCCAGCTCTTGCTCATCTGAGCAGCGGTGACCTTGCGGATCTTCTTCATCTTCTCGATGCGAACCGGACCGTACTTGTCCTGGTTGGCTTCGCCGGTGAGCGATGGCAAAGCGCCCGTCGCAGGGGCCGCGGAAGCCGCACCCGACTTGGCGGCCGATCCTCCTTGGTTCAAATCTCGAACGGTACGCAGAACGTCATCACGTTCGATGCGACCATTGGGACCCGAACCGGTAACGTTGCGCAGATCGACACCTACTTCGCGGGCAAAGCGACGCACGGCCGGCCCGGCTGGCACGCTGTCGTCGGCGCTAGGTGCTTCGGCAACTGGGGCTGGTGCCGGGGTAACTGGCTTGGGTGGTGCCACTGGCTTAGTAGGCTGAGGAGCCGCTTTAGGTTCTTCGCGAACCGGAGCTGGCTCGACGGCCTTAACCGGAGCCGGAGGGGCTTCTGGTTCAGGGGCCTTTTCTTCCTGAGGTGGTGCAGCGACAGGAGGTGCCGAAGAACCAGCGGAGCCGGCGGCTTCCAGGGTCACGATCGGCGCGTGAACAGCTACGGTATCGCCCGTCTTGACGTGGACCTTTGCAATCTTGCCCCCTTCGGTGCTGGGAACATCGACCGTGGCCTTATCGGTTTCGATTTCGATCAGGGTTTGTCCCTTTTCGACCGTATCGCCCACCGAAACATGCACGGCCAGCACGTCTCCCGATTCAATTCCATCGCCCAGATCAGGCAGTTGTACGTCTATTGCCATGGTGAATAACCTTGCTTGGAATGCGTATTTCAAGTCGCATGGAAAAGCGGTCGTCGGCCAGGGGTCTGTCCGACCGACGATGCTGCCAATATGCCGTTAGGCAAAATATGGGTTTGGCTTTTCCGCGTCGAAGTTCAAATCTTTGATCGCCTGAGCCACTTCGGTACGCTCGATCTTGCCGGTGCGAGCCAACTCGTAAAGCGTGGCAATGACCACCGATTCGGCATCGACCTCGAAGTGACGACGCAGCGCTTCGCGAGTTTCGCTGCGTCCCATACCGTCGGTTCCCAGAGCAACCATGTTGCCAGGCAGGTAAGGACGGATCTGTTCGCCCCATGCCCGGACATTGTCGGAAGCCGAGATAAACGGACCTTCGACGCCGTCCATGACGGTTTCGATGTACGACTTCTTCGGCTCTTCGGTGGGATGGAACATGTTCCAACGTTCGCACGACTGGGCATCGCGACGCAACTCGGTGTAGCTGGTAACGCCCCAGACATCGCTGGCGATGTTGTACTTCTCAGCCAGAATCTGAGCAGCATCGAGCACGCAGCGAGTGATCGTTCCGCTACCCATCAGCTGAACCTTCGCACGCGGCTTGTCGGCCTCTTGCGTTTTCAGCTTGTAAATACCGCGAATGATTCCCTCTTCAGCACCTGCAGGCATCTCGGGCATCACGTAGTTTTCGTTGCCTACGGTGATGTAGTAGATGGCCGTTTCGCCCTGTTCGTACAGCTTTTTCATCCCGTCGAGGGTGATGACAGCCGTTTCATAGGCATAACAGACGTCGTAGGAACGAACCGTTGGGAAGGCGATCGCGTTCAGATGGCTGTGGCCATCCTGGTGCTGCAAACCTTCGCCGTTGAGGGTCGTACGACCTGCGGTACCGCCGATCATGAAACCTTTGGCACGGGTATCAGCTGCACACCAGACCAGGTCACCGATCCGCTGGAAGCCGAACATGCTGTA carries:
- a CDS encoding glucose-1-phosphate adenylyltransferase, which encodes MRNVICLVLGGGRGTRLYPLTKYRSKPAVPLAGKYRLIDIPLSNCLNSQMNRIYVLTQFMSVSLHRHIRQTYRFDHFNGGFVELLAAQQTASEGSDWYQGTADAVRKNLRYIQQHGIDYVLILSGDQLYRMDYREMLDSHIESGADVSIAGLPVHSKDASGLGIMKIDETGRVNGFVEKPKTPEELAHVRTDPAWIDARGIQSNGRDCLASMGNYLFNRDTLVELLEKTDYQDFGKEIFPAAIRAKKVQMHMFDSYWEDIGTIKAFYESNLATLAPTPPFEFVEEDAPIFTRARFLPPTMVMESMITNSMIADGCQIGKGCTIKNSVIGLRSVIEENVTIEDSVLMGCDYYATRMETEADESCGRPRMKIGSGSVIKGAIVDKNCHIGNNVRVVKTDNLEDKEYPEGVTIVDGIPCIEKGACLPDGWTLT
- a CDS encoding zinc-ribbon domain-containing protein, whose protein sequence is MAKLHIVCPNCSTKYPVADDKLAGRRVTCKKCSQKFVAEIQGATPPPEDDLSLIPSSAADDPFGGDSFGGGDLFGDFPSSESATSAPSLGALPAKQKSNSPGGFDLIPILLGSARVVGVSVVVIIAFSTVFASPGSGQGSSPGNNVAGGPRGPGAPWNDRGFGPPQNQGGARSEGAFAPPRSQGGANDEGIYVPPADGPNPSPPFGGSTPNQRNEPSLGRTNPPPPGMMPNWGPSRRPSGEDFRKQLEKDYGDKLVRLEHKKISVDQTKEIGKVLGPLMINMSYSSFFDPNVDSYVFLFPYDGDLNELASKITFGEVDKVLVGERRIRMKTITIP
- a CDS encoding 2-oxo acid dehydrogenase subunit E2, which gives rise to MAIDVQLPDLGDGIESGDVLAVHVSVGDTVEKGQTLIEIETDKATVDVPSTEGGKIAKVHVKTGDTVAVHAPIVTLEAAGSAGSSAPPVAAPPQEEKAPEPEAPPAPVKAVEPAPVREEPKAAPQPTKPVAPPKPVTPAPAPVAEAPSADDSVPAGPAVRRFAREVGVDLRNVTGSGPNGRIERDDVLRTVRDLNQGGSAAKSGAASAAPATGALPSLTGEANQDKYGPVRIEKMKKIRKVTAAQMSKSWTTAPRVTNFDDADITALEELRQQSKDDYAEAGVKLTTMPFLIKAVAVALREHPELNASIDMEQEQVIYKDYVNVGIAVDSDRGLLVPNMKNTDRMSIPDIARSLQQTASDIRGNTFEMSAIQGGTFTISNLGAIGGTYSTPIINVPEVAILLVGRSRKMPVVVKDQIVARLMMPLSLSYDHRLVDGATAQRFLNDVKSLLENPSKLLMAP